The window AAGCTACCCGTCATCTGAATAGTTACAGCTTATGACACCTTCACTGACACATCATTCACTTTTTCTTCACAGCCAGCGCGGAACTCGCTCGGGCTGGCCCCGGTACATTTTTTAAACACCCGCGAGAAATAGAGCTGGTCATCAAATCCCACGTTGCGCCCGACGGTGGCTATCGGCATACGGGTGGTGCTGAGCAGTAGTTTTGCCTGGCTGATGCGCTGATCCTCGCGCCAGCTTAAAACGCTGATCCCCAGCTGCTGGCGAAACAGGTGCGAGAGACGCGATGGCGACAGGCAGACGTGCTGGGCGACGCTGGCAATATCAAAATGGCTGTCCGCCAGATGGTCGCTAATGTACTGACAGGCGTCGCGCACGCGGCTGTCCATCGGCGGATGCAGCGACGCGTTAATCGCCTCCATCCGGCGCAGCAGAAGCTGCTCCAGCAGGTTGATCGCCAGCAGTTCGGAGTAACGCCCTTCCCCCTGACCGGCGCTGATGATCTGGCCGAAAAGCTCGTTAAAGTGCGGCTGGAGCGCCTCGTCAGGACGGAAAAAGCCGGTCTGGGCAAAGATGGACGGCCAGGCCAGCCACTCCTGCCAGTAGGCGCGCGGGCGGAAGTAAACCCACTGGTGATACCACTGGCTGGCCTCCGGATGGCGGCCATAGTGGTGAATCTCCCCCGGCGGGAATAACAAAATGTCGCCCGGACGGCAGACAAACTGTCTGCCCTGGTTGTTGATCACCCCTTCGCCGCGGATAGTCAGGTTCAGAATATACCCCTTCATTCCCAGCGGACGATCGATAAAGAAATCGAGATACCCGTTCGCGTCGATAGGCGTTAAACCTGCCACCAGATGCGCATTAAACGAGTAGCCAGGCAGCAGGGGATCATTTTGCGGTTCAGCCATAAATTCATCACTCCTGACGTTCAGTGAGGAAACAAATTGTCCATATTGTACAGGGGCGCGTTATCTGCGCCCTGACGCGCCGCCGCGATTTGCCTTGCGGACCATCAACCCCGCTTCCTGAAAGCATTTTGTACAAAGACGCGCAGACAGGGCGACAAAAACGGGTAACAAAAGTGTCTATAACAACGGCAGAAATGTCCACATTGAATATTTGCACGGCGTCACACTTTGCGATGCCATAGCATTTTAGTCCATAAGATTAGCGGATCCTGCCTGACGGTTTTTATCCCCACTCACTACTGTTTCTCCATACCCGTATTTCTGGATGGAGTGAAACGATGGCGATAGCAATTGGCCTCGATTTTGGCAGTGATTCAGTGCGCGCTCTGGCTGTGGATTGCGCCACCGGCGACGAAGTCGCGACCAGCGTGGAATGGTATC is drawn from Citrobacter rodentium NBRC 105723 = DSM 16636 and contains these coding sequences:
- the araC gene encoding arabinose operon transcriptional regulator AraC — encoded protein: MAEPQNDPLLPGYSFNAHLVAGLTPIDANGYLDFFIDRPLGMKGYILNLTIRGEGVINNQGRQFVCRPGDILLFPPGEIHHYGRHPEASQWYHQWVYFRPRAYWQEWLAWPSIFAQTGFFRPDEALQPHFNELFGQIISAGQGEGRYSELLAINLLEQLLLRRMEAINASLHPPMDSRVRDACQYISDHLADSHFDIASVAQHVCLSPSRLSHLFRQQLGISVLSWREDQRISQAKLLLSTTRMPIATVGRNVGFDDQLYFSRVFKKCTGASPSEFRAGCEEKVNDVSVKVS